A portion of the Microlunatus phosphovorus NM-1 genome contains these proteins:
- a CDS encoding Ldh family oxidoreductase, whose protein sequence is MTSRSTGDATAGEQATVTFTELYERVEAIFRNAGLSAEQAGPIARMIAAGERDGAASHGIYRIEGCLRTIRAGKVNATAVPELQDDGSAVVRVAAHDGFSGAALEVGVPVLAERARQLGLAALVIHDTAHFSALWYDVEALTELGLAALALCPSYTAVAPSGGREALLGTNPIAFGWPRPGRPPYVFDFATSMAARGEVELHLRAGTPLPDGWAIDAEGRPTTDPEAALAGALLPFGGHKGSAISIMIELLGGIMIGDLTSPESLANMGTDARIPSHGELILAFDPARFAAGRPGDPAQRAEVLFDAILGQGARLPGQRRYLARERSLAEGITLTAAEVEQLNRFESLGLDAVAD, encoded by the coding sequence GTGACATCTCGATCGACCGGCGACGCAACAGCCGGCGAACAGGCCACGGTGACTTTCACAGAGCTCTACGAGCGCGTCGAAGCGATCTTCCGCAACGCAGGTCTCTCTGCCGAACAGGCGGGCCCGATTGCGCGGATGATCGCCGCCGGTGAACGTGATGGAGCCGCGTCGCACGGGATCTATCGAATCGAGGGCTGTCTGCGGACGATCCGGGCGGGGAAGGTCAATGCCACCGCCGTGCCCGAACTGCAGGACGATGGCTCTGCCGTGGTCCGGGTTGCGGCACACGACGGCTTCTCCGGTGCGGCGCTGGAGGTCGGCGTACCAGTGCTGGCTGAGCGAGCTCGACAGCTGGGTCTCGCTGCTCTGGTGATCCACGACACCGCCCACTTCTCTGCGCTCTGGTATGACGTCGAGGCGCTCACCGAGCTCGGTCTGGCCGCGTTGGCGCTGTGTCCGAGCTATACGGCGGTCGCTCCGTCCGGCGGGCGTGAGGCGCTGCTCGGCACGAACCCGATCGCGTTCGGCTGGCCGCGTCCAGGTCGTCCGCCCTATGTCTTCGACTTCGCGACCAGCATGGCGGCCCGTGGCGAGGTCGAACTGCATCTGCGAGCCGGTACGCCGCTGCCGGACGGCTGGGCGATCGACGCAGAAGGCCGGCCCACCACGGACCCGGAAGCGGCACTGGCCGGCGCACTGCTGCCGTTCGGCGGCCACAAGGGATCGGCCATCTCGATCATGATCGAGCTGCTGGGCGGGATCATGATCGGCGACCTGACCAGCCCGGAGTCGCTGGCCAACATGGGCACCGACGCCCGGATCCCCTCGCATGGTGAGCTGATCCTGGCGTTCGACCCGGCCCGCTTCGCCGCCGGCCGACCGGGCGACCCGGCACAGCGCGCCGAGGTCTTGTTCGACGCGATCCTGGGCCAAGGTGCTCGGCTGCCCGGCCAACGTCGCTATCTCGCCCGCGAGCGGAGCCTTGCCGAGGGGATCACCCTGACGGCGGCCGAGGTGGAGCAGCTGAACCGCTTCGAGAGTCTGGGACTCGACGCGGTCGCCGACTAG
- the tig gene encoding trigger factor, protein MPSSVDRLSPTRVKLTVEVSFDDLKPSMDKAYREIAKSVNIPGFRKGKVPPLVIDQRFGRFTIIQEAFNDALPKFYGEAVAENDLNPLAQPEVEVTKLEDGEVIEFTAEVDVRPDFDLPDFATLSATVDAIEVTDEQIDAQLNGLRQRFGSKSVVERPAASGDLVTIDLAASKDGEELPDATAEGMEYEIGSTGMLDGLDEAVTGLSVGESADFVSTLVGGPQKGEQADIHVTVTQVQEQELPELDDEFAQMASEFDTLDELRASLVERLTNAGRLDQAAKARDAVLEGLIEQLDIALPENVVATEVEARKTSIQSQLDGAGIDLDDYLAETGEAEDADSFWADVEKRSADAMKAQLVLDKTAEEAGVTVEQNDLTQHIFRKAQEEGTAPQQILAHIQEHPHHIDEYMLEIRRGKALATIVEAATVTDSNGDVVEIVRIQPDGSLADPAAADADADEAAE, encoded by the coding sequence GTGCCCAGCAGTGTCGACCGGCTGAGCCCCACCCGGGTCAAGCTCACCGTCGAGGTGTCGTTCGACGACCTCAAGCCCAGCATGGACAAGGCCTACCGTGAGATCGCCAAGTCGGTGAACATCCCCGGTTTCCGCAAGGGCAAGGTCCCGCCGTTGGTGATCGACCAGCGCTTCGGCCGGTTCACGATCATCCAGGAGGCGTTCAACGACGCACTGCCGAAGTTCTACGGGGAGGCCGTCGCCGAGAACGACCTCAACCCGCTCGCCCAGCCTGAGGTCGAGGTCACCAAGCTGGAGGACGGCGAGGTGATCGAGTTCACCGCCGAGGTCGACGTACGTCCCGACTTCGACCTGCCTGACTTCGCCACCTTGTCGGCCACCGTCGACGCCATCGAGGTGACCGACGAGCAGATCGATGCCCAGCTCAATGGTCTGCGGCAGCGTTTCGGCTCCAAGAGCGTCGTCGAGCGGCCGGCTGCCAGCGGCGACCTCGTCACCATCGACCTCGCGGCCAGCAAGGACGGCGAGGAACTGCCCGACGCCACCGCGGAGGGTATGGAGTACGAGATCGGCAGCACCGGCATGCTCGATGGCTTGGACGAGGCTGTCACCGGGCTCTCCGTCGGCGAGTCCGCGGACTTCGTCTCGACCTTGGTCGGCGGTCCACAAAAGGGCGAGCAGGCTGACATCCACGTGACCGTCACCCAGGTCCAGGAGCAGGAGCTGCCCGAGCTGGACGACGAGTTCGCGCAGATGGCCTCCGAGTTCGACACCCTGGACGAGCTGCGTGCCAGCCTGGTCGAGCGGCTGACCAATGCCGGTCGACTGGATCAGGCCGCCAAGGCTCGCGATGCGGTGCTGGAGGGCCTCATCGAGCAGCTGGACATCGCACTGCCGGAGAACGTGGTCGCCACCGAGGTCGAGGCCCGCAAGACCTCGATCCAGTCTCAGCTCGACGGTGCCGGCATCGACCTCGACGACTATCTCGCCGAGACCGGGGAAGCCGAGGACGCCGACAGCTTCTGGGCCGATGTGGAGAAGCGCTCCGCAGACGCCATGAAGGCCCAGCTGGTGCTGGACAAGACCGCCGAGGAGGCCGGGGTCACGGTCGAGCAGAACGATCTGACGCAGCACATCTTCCGCAAGGCGCAGGAGGAGGGCACCGCGCCGCAGCAGATCCTCGCCCACATCCAGGAGCACCCGCACCACATCGACGAGTACATGCTGGAGATCCGGCGGGGCAAGGCGCTGGCCACGATCGTGGAAGCTGCCACCGTGACCGACAGCAATGGAGATGTCGTCGAGATCGTTCGGATCCAGCCGGACGGCAGCCTGGCCGATCCCGCCGCAGCGGACGCCGACGCCGACGAGGCGGCAGAGTAA
- a CDS encoding DUF917 domain-containing protein, with protein sequence MSTQLSDTDLEDILNGACLYGAGGGGPYTLGQSLVADIKAGKKPVRLATPAEMTGTDSCCVSGGVGSPSAAAKGFDLHTARTAFDQLASTWGRPFTHVMPIELGAANTILPMTVAAVEGIPILDAAGAYRAVPQITQTAFALHGLPVGGVVLANATQQVAFTAGSAADTDATMRAIISGGTFTDDAGLALWAMDAAAAQRGSLTGTTESARRLGAALRTALQAGQDPVAAVAASLQGRVLIKGTVADEQQQMGEGTDTGLLVIKDEAGREVSVVSQNENLVAWSADSTRPAALAPDLIVTMTVDGQPFSNADLQLADGKQVAVIVAPTAAAMREPAMIAAFLPVIRSAGYYGAWFGV encoded by the coding sequence ATGAGCACGCAGCTCTCTGACACCGATCTCGAGGACATCCTGAACGGAGCCTGCCTGTACGGCGCCGGTGGGGGAGGCCCGTACACCCTCGGCCAGTCCTTGGTCGCCGACATCAAGGCCGGCAAGAAGCCGGTGCGGCTGGCGACCCCGGCGGAGATGACCGGCACGGACAGCTGCTGTGTCTCGGGTGGAGTCGGCTCGCCGTCGGCGGCGGCCAAGGGCTTTGACCTGCACACCGCCAGAACCGCCTTCGACCAGCTGGCCTCGACCTGGGGAAGGCCGTTCACCCACGTGATGCCGATCGAGCTGGGAGCGGCGAACACGATCCTGCCGATGACCGTCGCGGCCGTGGAGGGGATCCCGATCCTTGACGCGGCTGGTGCCTATCGCGCCGTACCGCAGATCACCCAGACGGCCTTCGCGCTCCATGGCCTGCCCGTCGGCGGCGTGGTTCTCGCCAACGCCACCCAGCAGGTTGCCTTCACGGCCGGCAGCGCGGCCGACACCGATGCCACCATGCGCGCGATCATCTCCGGCGGCACCTTCACCGACGACGCGGGGCTCGCGCTGTGGGCGATGGACGCCGCCGCCGCTCAGCGGGGATCCCTGACCGGCACCACCGAGAGCGCCCGCCGGCTCGGCGCCGCCCTCCGGACCGCGCTACAGGCCGGCCAGGACCCGGTGGCCGCGGTCGCGGCGTCGCTGCAGGGTCGGGTGCTGATCAAAGGCACGGTCGCCGACGAGCAGCAGCAGATGGGCGAAGGCACCGACACCGGGCTGCTGGTGATCAAGGACGAGGCAGGACGCGAGGTCAGCGTGGTCAGTCAGAACGAGAACCTGGTCGCCTGGTCCGCGGACTCCACCCGACCGGCGGCGCTGGCCCCCGACCTGATCGTGACCATGACCGTCGACGGGCAGCCTTTCTCCAACGCCGACCTGCAGTTGGCCGACGGCAAGCAGGTCGCGGTGATCGTCGCCCCGACCGCTGCGGCGATGCGCGAGCCCGCGATGATCGCAGCCTTCCTGCCGGTGATCCGCTCCGCCGGCTACTACGGAGCCTGGTTCGGAGTGTGA
- a CDS encoding ferritin-like domain-containing protein — protein MKLSLDKWDLDHLQTHLQAAAELEAWTIPFYLSAMTSIVNTDSEAYALIRSVVNQEMLHLQLVSNIANSYGYSPRIGPEVFVYEGTTVPHLDFTLDPSGPTGQFAPYSAEIGPLDELRINAMCLIEYPEWDTGGRPDFHDTVSEYGSIGEFYDALEYGAALFVEHIKGGVNQVNWFDDAYDGLTLTVSKNGVHGLAEVALLLDIVRDQGEAAKEVDAIKKEFQSSKDDPEPAASHYEKFMKIRAEGPPATYEVKDPALYSPDDLALQNSVVEKFAHLTDALTVFLSGGDDKEFGKVMAPLADDLQACWKQGVAPRFNRPPDPR, from the coding sequence GTGAAACTCTCCCTGGACAAGTGGGACCTCGATCATCTGCAGACTCACCTGCAGGCTGCGGCCGAGTTGGAAGCCTGGACCATCCCGTTCTATCTCTCGGCGATGACCTCCATCGTCAACACTGACTCGGAGGCGTACGCGTTGATCCGGTCGGTGGTGAACCAGGAGATGCTGCATCTCCAGCTGGTCAGCAACATCGCGAACTCATACGGCTACAGTCCGCGCATCGGCCCGGAGGTCTTTGTCTACGAGGGCACCACGGTCCCGCACCTGGACTTCACCTTGGATCCGTCTGGTCCGACCGGACAGTTTGCTCCGTATAGTGCTGAGATCGGCCCGCTCGATGAGTTGCGGATCAATGCGATGTGCCTGATCGAGTACCCCGAGTGGGACACCGGCGGCCGTCCGGACTTCCACGACACGGTCAGCGAGTACGGCAGTATCGGCGAGTTCTACGACGCGCTCGAGTACGGCGCGGCGCTGTTCGTCGAGCACATCAAGGGCGGTGTCAACCAGGTCAACTGGTTCGACGATGCCTATGACGGGCTGACCTTGACGGTGAGCAAGAACGGCGTCCACGGCCTGGCAGAAGTCGCCCTGCTGCTCGACATCGTTCGAGACCAGGGGGAGGCTGCCAAGGAGGTCGATGCGATCAAGAAGGAGTTCCAAAGCTCCAAGGACGACCCGGAACCCGCCGCGAGTCACTACGAGAAGTTCATGAAGATCCGCGCCGAGGGACCTCCGGCCACCTACGAGGTCAAGGACCCGGCCCTCTACAGCCCCGACGACCTCGCCTTGCAGAACAGCGTGGTCGAGAAGTTCGCCCATCTCACCGATGCGCTCACCGTCTTCCTCTCGGGCGGCGATGACAAGGAGTTCGGCAAGGTCATGGCGCCGTTGGCCGACGACCTTCAGGCGTGTTGGAAGCAGGGTGTCGCACCGCGGTTCAACCGGCCTCCAGACCCGCGATAA
- a CDS encoding PAS domain-containing hybrid sensor histidine kinase/response regulator, with translation MYRQIVESGNEGIWVWDLDGSTVYVNERMASLLGYTVAEMGSITVLDVLDDVGRGQGADFLARQRLAGGTTESAECLLLRRDGGHVWTVISHSPWLGDDGTHLGLIAFVSDITERRLLSDALQSREEQLSEALQTKSDFLATMSHEMRTPMNGVIGLAELLLSTELDEQQLRYVAGVQTAGAGLLTIINDILDFSKIEAGHIRLEVVDFDVNQLLEEVTGLLTRQAMTKRLELNARLCDGLTTSLHGDPARLRQVLLNLVSNAIKFTDDGEVEISAQVVASSAAAADIRFQVRDTGIGIARSDQHRIFEPFSQVDASPTRRFGGTGLGLAISRQLVGAMGGDLTVESEPGTGSVFGFTVRLQRSGPS, from the coding sequence ATGTATCGCCAGATCGTCGAGTCGGGCAATGAGGGAATCTGGGTGTGGGACTTGGACGGAAGCACGGTCTATGTCAACGAACGGATGGCCAGCCTGCTTGGCTATACCGTCGCCGAGATGGGCTCGATCACGGTGCTGGATGTGCTGGACGACGTCGGCCGCGGCCAAGGAGCGGACTTCCTGGCCCGGCAGCGGCTCGCGGGTGGCACGACCGAGAGCGCTGAGTGTCTTCTGCTACGACGCGACGGCGGACACGTCTGGACCGTGATCAGCCACAGTCCCTGGCTTGGCGATGACGGCACCCACCTTGGCCTGATTGCGTTCGTCAGCGATATCACCGAGCGCCGGCTGCTCAGCGACGCGCTACAAAGCCGAGAAGAGCAGCTCTCGGAGGCGCTGCAAACCAAGTCCGATTTCCTGGCCACCATGAGCCATGAGATGCGGACTCCGATGAATGGAGTCATCGGCTTGGCGGAGCTGCTGCTCTCAACCGAGCTTGATGAGCAGCAACTGCGCTATGTCGCCGGAGTGCAGACCGCCGGCGCAGGCCTGCTGACGATCATCAACGACATCTTGGACTTCTCCAAGATCGAAGCTGGGCACATTCGGCTCGAGGTCGTCGACTTCGATGTCAACCAGCTGCTCGAGGAAGTGACCGGCCTCCTGACCAGACAGGCCATGACCAAGCGGCTCGAGCTGAATGCGCGGCTGTGCGACGGGCTGACGACATCTCTGCACGGCGATCCGGCACGGCTACGTCAGGTGCTGCTGAATCTCGTGTCGAACGCGATCAAGTTCACCGACGACGGTGAAGTCGAGATATCGGCGCAGGTCGTGGCTAGTTCGGCAGCAGCCGCCGACATCAGGTTCCAAGTCCGCGACACCGGCATCGGTATCGCCCGCTCGGACCAGCACCGGATCTTCGAGCCGTTCTCCCAGGTCGATGCCTCGCCCACCAGACGCTTCGGCGGCACCGGCCTGGGGCTGGCCATCTCCCGACAGCTCGTCGGAGCCATGGGCGGTGACCTCACAGTCGAAAGTGAACCAGGCACCGGCAGCGTGTTCGGGTTCACCGTGCGGCTCCAGCGCAGCGGACCCAGCTGA
- the mgrA gene encoding L-glyceraldehyde 3-phosphate reductase yields the protein MAAMSFIAADNRYDVQPYRRCGRSGLLLPAVSLGFWHNFGDDKPIETQRAIMRRAFDLGVTHFDLANNYGPPYGAAETNVGHILAQDFRAYRDELVISSKAGWDMWPGPYGNLGSRKYLTASLDQSLQRLGLDYVDIFYHHRPDPDTPLEETMGALDSIVRAGKALYVGVSSYSGERTARGAAILRELGTPMLIHQPSYSMFNRWIETDLLDVLDREGVGCIAFTALAQGLLTNRYLDGIPADSRAAAGKSLSTSMINEENLARIRALNEIAQGRGQSLAQLALAWVLRDRRMTSTLIGASSVKQLEDNVATVQNLDFSDDELAAIDQHAVESGVDLWAAARKAPSD from the coding sequence ATCGCAGCCATGTCCTTCATCGCCGCCGACAACCGTTATGACGTCCAGCCCTACCGCCGGTGCGGGCGGAGCGGGCTCCTGCTGCCCGCCGTCTCGCTCGGCTTCTGGCACAACTTCGGGGATGACAAGCCGATCGAGACTCAGCGCGCAATCATGCGACGGGCGTTCGACCTCGGTGTCACCCATTTCGACCTGGCCAACAACTACGGGCCGCCGTACGGCGCTGCCGAGACCAACGTCGGGCACATCCTGGCTCAGGACTTCCGCGCCTACCGCGATGAGCTGGTGATCTCCAGCAAGGCGGGCTGGGACATGTGGCCGGGCCCGTACGGGAACCTCGGCTCGAGGAAATATCTGACGGCCAGTCTCGATCAGTCGCTGCAGCGTCTCGGGCTGGACTACGTCGACATCTTCTATCACCACCGGCCGGACCCGGATACGCCGCTGGAGGAGACGATGGGGGCGCTGGACTCGATCGTGCGGGCCGGCAAGGCGCTCTATGTCGGGGTGTCCTCCTATTCGGGTGAGCGCACCGCGCGGGGCGCGGCCATTCTGCGTGAGCTCGGTACGCCGATGCTGATCCATCAGCCGTCCTACTCGATGTTCAACCGCTGGATCGAGACCGATCTGCTTGATGTGCTGGATCGCGAGGGCGTCGGCTGCATTGCCTTCACTGCGCTGGCGCAGGGACTGCTGACGAATCGCTATCTCGATGGCATCCCGGCGGACTCCCGTGCTGCCGCGGGCAAATCGCTGTCCACCTCGATGATCAACGAGGAGAATCTGGCCCGGATCCGGGCACTGAACGAGATCGCCCAGGGTCGCGGCCAGTCACTCGCTCAGCTGGCGCTGGCCTGGGTGCTGCGGGATCGGCGGATGACCTCGACCCTGATCGGCGCCTCCAGCGTCAAGCAGTTGGAGGACAACGTCGCGACCGTGCAGAACCTCGACTTCAGCGACGATGAGCTGGCTGCCATCGACCAACACGCCGTCGAGTCCGGCGTTGACCTGTGGGCGGCAGCCCGGAAAGCTCCGAGCGACTGA